The genomic segment CCTCGCCTCGCTCGATCCCGCCGTCACGTCCGAGATGGGGCGCATCCTCCGCGAGGCCGGGGCGACGCGCGAGTCCCTCTATCACGCGCTCCTCGAAGTGCGCGGCGGACAGAACGTGACGTCGCCGGATCCCGAGGACCGCTACGAGGCGCTCGCCAAGTACACGCGCGATCTCACGGAGGCGGCTCGAAAGGGAGCCCTCGACCCGGTGATCGGGCGCGACGACGAGATCCGGCGCGTGATCCAGGTCCTCTCGCGGCGGACGAAGAACAACCCGGTCCTGATCGGCGAGCCCGGCGTGGGGAAGACCGCCATCGCGGAGGGACTGGCCCAGCGCGTCGTGAGCGGCGACGTGCCCGAGGGGCTCAAGGAGCGCCGCGTGCTCGCGCTCGACCTGGGGTCGCTCCTCGCCGGCGCCCAGTATCGCGGGCAGTTCGAGGAGCGGCTCAAGTCGGTGTTGAAGGAGGTGCAGCGCGGCGAGGGGCAGATCATCCTCTTCATCGACGAGCTGCACACTCTCGTGGGCGCGGGAGCCGCCGAGGGCGCGCTCGACGCGTCGAACCTCCTGAAACCCGCGCTCGCCCGCGGCGAGCTCCACTGCATCGGCGCGACCACGCTCGACGAGTACCGCAAGCGGATCGAGAAGGACGCGGCGCTGGAGCGGCGGTTCCAGCCGGTCTTCGTCTCCGAGCCCTCGGTGGACGCGACGATCGCGATCCTGCGCGGGCTCCGCGAGCGGTACGAGAACTTCCACAAGGTGAAGATCCAGGACGCGGCGCTCGTCGCCGCCGCGCAGCTCTCCCACCGCTACATCACGGACCGCCAGCTCCCCGACAAGGCGATCGACCTCGTGGACGAGGCCGCCTCGCGGCTCCGGATCGAGATGGACAGCATGCCGGCCGAGATCGACACGCTCGAGCGGAGGAAGCGCCAGCTCGAGATCGAGCGCCTCGCGCTGAAGCGCGAGCGGGACGAGGGCGCGAAGTCGCGCCGCGCGCTCATCGAGGGAGAGATGGAGGATGTCGAGGCCGAGCTGAAGCGTCTCCGCGCGCACTGGGAGCGGGAGCGCGCGGTCGTGCAGAAGATCGGCGACGCCCGGGCGCGCGTCGAGGCGCTCCGCGTCGAGGAGCAGCAGGCCGAGCGCTCCGGCGATCTGGAGCGCGTGGCGCGGATTCGCCATGGAGAGCTGCCGAAGCTCCAGAGGGAGCTCCACGAGCACACGGCGAAGCTCGCCGACGTGCAGAAGGAGCTGAAGCTCCTGAAGGAGGAGGTGGACGAGGAGGACATCGCCGAGGTCGTGGCGCGCTGGACCGGGATCCCGGTCTCGAAGCTCCTCGAGGGCGAGATCCAGAAGCTCCTCCACATGGAGGACCGGCTCCGCGAGCGCGTCGTGGGGCAGGACGCCGCGGTGCGCGCCGTCTCGGACGCGATCCGGCGCGCGCGCGCGGGGCTTCAGGACCCGAACCGACCCCTCGGCTCGTTCCTCTTCCTCGGTCCGACCGGCGTGGGGAAGACGGAGCTGGCGAGGGCGCTCGCGGAGTTCCTCTTCGACGACGAGCGGGCCATGATCCGCGTCGACATGTCCGAGTACCAGGAGAAGCACACGGTGTCGCGCCTGATCGGATCGCCGCCGGGCTACGTCGGCTTCGAGGAGGGAGGCCAGCTCACCGAGGCGGTGCGGCGGCGTCCTTATTCCGTCGTGCTCCTCGACGAGATCGAGAAGGCGCATCCCGACGTGTCCAACGTGCTGCTCCAGATCTTCGAGGACGGGCGGCTCACGGACGGCCAGGGCCGCACCGTGGGCTTCAAGAACACGCTCGTGATCATGACCAGCAATCTGGGAGGCGATCTCATCCTCGAGCTCCAGGGCCGCTCGGCCGAGGAGATGCGGCCGGCGCTGATGCAGGCGATTCGCGGCCACTTCCGGCCGGAGCTGGTCAACCGGATCGACGAGATCC from the Candidatus Eisenbacteria bacterium genome contains:
- the clpB gene encoding ATP-dependent chaperone ClpB; this encodes MRFEKLTVKSREALADAQALAERAGHPEVGTEHLLQALLDQKDGAVPAVLESARVSVPRVRALLEERLKSLPKVTGRRQTVLSPAVAEILEHAEVEAERLHDEYVSTEHMALASLDPAVTSEMGRILREAGATRESLYHALLEVRGGQNVTSPDPEDRYEALAKYTRDLTEAARKGALDPVIGRDDEIRRVIQVLSRRTKNNPVLIGEPGVGKTAIAEGLAQRVVSGDVPEGLKERRVLALDLGSLLAGAQYRGQFEERLKSVLKEVQRGEGQIILFIDELHTLVGAGAAEGALDASNLLKPALARGELHCIGATTLDEYRKRIEKDAALERRFQPVFVSEPSVDATIAILRGLRERYENFHKVKIQDAALVAAAQLSHRYITDRQLPDKAIDLVDEAASRLRIEMDSMPAEIDTLERRKRQLEIERLALKRERDEGAKSRRALIEGEMEDVEAELKRLRAHWERERAVVQKIGDARARVEALRVEEQQAERSGDLERVARIRHGELPKLQRELHEHTAKLADVQKELKLLKEEVDEEDIAEVVARWTGIPVSKLLEGEIQKLLHMEDRLRERVVGQDAAVRAVSDAIRRARAGLQDPNRPLGSFLFLGPTGVGKTELARALAEFLFDDERAMIRVDMSEYQEKHTVSRLIGSPPGYVGFEEGGQLTEAVRRRPYSVVLLDEIEKAHPDVSNVLLQIFEDGRLTDGQGRTVGFKNTLVIMTSNLGGDLILELQGRSAEEMRPALMQAIRGHFRPELVNRIDEILIFEPLGAEALREIVRLEVRKVERRLRDRELTLEVEDDVLDLLAREGYDPVFGARPLRRVIERRVQNPLAQAILKGEFLPGDRIRVLLGRSDEAPLRFQREERRQPAHA